In one Acidobacteriota bacterium genomic region, the following are encoded:
- a CDS encoding class I SAM-dependent methyltransferase, with translation MKVVVGKKVHLMDREEVTERAAPFEEVLVDLGTGDGRFVLGWARDHPETLAIGLDAVQDAMRDTSRRAAAKAARGGAANALFVVASAEDLPPELTGLASHVTINFPWGSLLRGVVAAEPWLLQGLTGLARPGARFTALVNYSVFQDDDYRERLGMPPLDLMASGEEFKEAWRRQGLLLEQSALLRKNVPHRTSWGQRLVKGSDRSTLLLTGTISK, from the coding sequence ATGAAGGTCGTCGTCGGCAAGAAGGTCCACTTGATGGACCGTGAGGAGGTCACCGAACGGGCCGCGCCCTTTGAGGAGGTGCTGGTCGATCTCGGTACCGGCGACGGCCGGTTCGTCCTCGGTTGGGCGAGAGACCATCCGGAGACCCTGGCCATCGGCCTGGACGCGGTGCAGGACGCCATGCGCGACACCTCCCGCCGCGCTGCCGCCAAGGCCGCCCGCGGCGGCGCCGCCAACGCCCTATTCGTGGTGGCCTCGGCCGAGGACCTGCCGCCGGAACTGACCGGCTTGGCGAGCCACGTCACCATCAACTTTCCCTGGGGCTCTCTGCTGCGCGGCGTCGTCGCCGCCGAGCCCTGGCTGCTCCAAGGCCTCACCGGCCTGGCCCGCCCCGGCGCCCGGTTCACGGCGCTGGTCAACTACTCCGTGTTCCAGGATGACGACTATCGGGAGCGTCTTGGTATGCCACCCCTCGACCTGATGGCCTCCGGTGAGGAGTTCAAGGAGGCCTGGCGCCGGCAGGGCCTTCTGCTGGAGCAGAGCGCTCTACTGCGAAAGAACGTCCCTCACCGAACCTCTTGGGGCCAGCGGCTGGTCAAGGGTTCGGACCGATCGACCCTTTTGTTGACCGGAACGATCTCGAAGTGA
- a CDS encoding SAM-dependent methyltransferase: MRKFVSRGGLKLDHALDHFELSVAGLLCADFGCSTGGFTDCLLQRGARRVIALDTGYGVLDYSLRIDGRVEVRERSNVLHAPPPDENVDLVVSDLSWTRQSVAVEVARRWLGQGGRHISLIKPHYEIEPDEKKLLRKGVLPPEESERIFRRVVGQLGDSGVEVLSTVRSPIAGGGSRSGKGNVEYLALLAFPAAE; this comes from the coding sequence ATGCGCAAATTCGTCTCCCGAGGTGGCCTCAAGCTGGACCACGCCCTCGACCACTTCGAGCTGAGCGTCGCAGGCCTCTTGTGCGCCGATTTCGGCTGTAGCACCGGAGGTTTCACCGACTGCCTGTTGCAGCGCGGCGCCCGGCGGGTGATCGCCCTCGATACGGGCTACGGGGTGCTGGACTACTCCTTGCGCATCGACGGCCGCGTGGAGGTGCGTGAGCGCTCCAACGTTCTCCACGCCCCACCGCCGGATGAGAATGTGGATCTGGTGGTGTCGGACCTCTCCTGGACCCGCCAGTCGGTCGCCGTCGAGGTGGCGCGCCGCTGGTTGGGCCAGGGGGGGCGCCACATCTCGCTGATCAAGCCGCACTACGAGATCGAGCCGGACGAGAAGAAGCTCCTCCGCAAGGGCGTCTTGCCGCCGGAGGAGTCGGAACGCATTTTCCGCCGGGTGGTCGGGCAACTCGGCGACAGCGGTGTCGAGGTGCTCTCGACGGTCCGCTCTCCCATTGCGGGCGGCGGATCCCGCAGCGGCAAGGGCAACGTCGAATACCTCGCCCTGCTGGCCTTTCCCGCGGCGGAGTGA
- the metE gene encoding 5-methyltetrahydropteroyltriglutamate--homocysteine S-methyltransferase, which translates to MITTNLGYPRIGPDRELKKLVEGFWRGKVGRDELLAGGKALRLAGWKRQQQAGIDLIPSNDFSHYDQVLDHIAMFGAIPERYGWAGGAVDLDTYFAMARGTQAATAMEMTKWFNTNYHYISAELDGSFSLTENRPLTAWQEAKDELGLATKPVLIGPLTFLKLANNPRGLAYEGLLADLLPLYAQVLRELAAAGVEWVQMDEPVAVMDLTAEELSLLTASYRSLAEEDTPKLMVQTYFDDPAGNGETLMNLPVAGIGLDLVRGAESLATLEAHGIPQDKVLGIGLIDGRNVWRTDLDEALSTLERIGRRVNLDQAHLGPSCSLLHLPVTTDLEQALDPSIREWMAYADERLDEIALLRRAHDEGAEAVAHDLAENRAVIDRRRRDPRLSNPAVAERLGALSESDYARDTPDQERLARQKERLDLPLLPTTTIGSFPQTAEVRAARARYRSGELSAEDYRSYLDDKFREVIALQENLGLDVLVHGEFERSDMVDFFAQRLDGVAFIEGWVQSYGTRCVRPPLIYGDVSRPEPMTVEVSARVQKMTDKPLKGMLTGPVTILMWSFPRNDIAPQRIADQLALAIRDEVRDLEAAGIPVIQIDEPAFREGLPLQRADRPAYEEWATRSFRLSSSGVAADTQIHTHMCYSEFNELMPAIYALGADVISIENSRSASELLEAFRDFDYDRGIGPGVYDVHSERVPAAEEIADLLRRASKVLDVERLWVNPDCGLKTRGPAETEAALRNLVTAARQVRAELAG; encoded by the coding sequence ATGATCACCACGAATCTCGGATACCCCAGGATCGGCCCTGACCGCGAACTGAAAAAACTCGTCGAGGGTTTCTGGCGCGGCAAGGTCGGGCGCGACGAGCTGCTGGCCGGCGGCAAAGCACTGCGCCTGGCCGGCTGGAAACGCCAGCAGCAGGCAGGGATCGATCTGATCCCCTCGAATGACTTCTCCCACTACGACCAGGTGCTCGACCACATCGCCATGTTCGGCGCCATCCCGGAGCGCTACGGCTGGGCCGGCGGCGCGGTCGATCTCGACACCTATTTCGCCATGGCCCGCGGCACCCAGGCGGCCACCGCGATGGAAATGACCAAGTGGTTCAACACCAACTACCACTACATTTCGGCGGAGCTGGACGGATCGTTCTCCCTCACCGAGAACCGTCCGTTGACCGCCTGGCAGGAGGCGAAGGACGAGCTGGGGTTGGCCACCAAGCCGGTCCTCATCGGCCCGCTCACCTTCCTCAAGCTAGCCAACAACCCCCGCGGCCTAGCCTACGAAGGTCTGCTGGCGGATCTGCTGCCGCTCTATGCGCAAGTGCTGCGGGAGCTGGCCGCCGCCGGCGTCGAGTGGGTGCAGATGGACGAGCCCGTCGCGGTGATGGATCTCACCGCTGAGGAGCTCTCCCTGCTGACCGCCAGCTATCGCTCGTTGGCCGAGGAAGACACCCCGAAGCTGATGGTGCAAACCTATTTCGACGATCCCGCCGGCAACGGCGAAACGCTGATGAATCTGCCGGTGGCGGGCATCGGTTTGGACCTGGTGCGCGGCGCCGAGAGCCTGGCGACCCTGGAAGCGCACGGCATCCCGCAGGATAAGGTGCTCGGCATCGGCCTGATCGACGGACGCAACGTTTGGCGGACCGACCTGGACGAGGCCCTCTCCACCCTCGAGCGCATCGGCCGCCGGGTGAATCTCGATCAAGCTCACCTCGGACCGAGCTGTAGCCTCCTCCACTTGCCGGTCACCACCGATCTCGAACAGGCCCTCGACCCTTCGATCCGCGAGTGGATGGCCTACGCCGACGAGCGGCTGGACGAGATCGCCCTGCTGCGCCGGGCTCACGATGAGGGCGCCGAGGCGGTGGCTCACGACTTGGCCGAGAACCGCGCGGTGATCGACCGGCGGCGGCGCGATCCCCGCCTGTCGAACCCCGCCGTGGCGGAACGCCTGGGTGCCTTGAGCGAAAGCGACTACGCCCGCGACACGCCGGATCAGGAGCGCCTGGCCCGGCAGAAGGAGCGCCTCGACTTGCCGCTCTTGCCCACCACCACCATCGGCAGCTTCCCGCAGACCGCCGAGGTGCGCGCCGCCCGGGCGCGCTACCGCAGCGGCGAGCTGTCGGCGGAGGACTACCGGTCCTACCTGGACGACAAGTTCCGCGAGGTGATCGCCCTGCAGGAGAACCTCGGCCTCGACGTGCTGGTGCACGGCGAGTTCGAGCGCAGCGACATGGTGGACTTCTTCGCCCAACGACTGGACGGGGTGGCCTTCATCGAGGGTTGGGTGCAGTCCTACGGCACGCGCTGCGTGCGTCCGCCGTTGATCTACGGCGACGTCTCGCGGCCGGAGCCGATGACCGTCGAGGTCTCGGCGCGGGTCCAGAAGATGACCGACAAACCGCTGAAAGGGATGCTCACCGGACCGGTGACCATCCTGATGTGGAGCTTCCCGCGCAACGACATCGCGCCCCAACGCATCGCCGATCAGCTCGCCCTCGCCATCCGCGACGAGGTGAGAGATCTCGAAGCGGCGGGGATTCCGGTGATTCAGATCGACGAGCCGGCTTTCCGCGAGGGCCTGCCCCTGCAGCGCGCTGACCGGCCGGCCTACGAGGAGTGGGCGACCCGCTCCTTCCGCCTGTCTTCGAGCGGCGTGGCCGCCGACACGCAGATCCACACTCACATGTGCTATAGCGAGTTCAACGAGCTGATGCCGGCCATCTACGCCCTCGGCGCGGACGTGATCTCGATCGAGAACTCGCGCTCCGCCAGCGAACTGCTGGAGGCGTTCCGGGACTTCGACTACGACCGCGGCATCGGGCCGGGGGTGTACGACGTCCACAGCGAGCGGGTACCGGCGGCGGAGGAGATTGCCGATTTGCTGCGCCGCGCCTCGAAGGTGCTCGACGTGGAGCGCCTGTGGGTGAACCCGGACTGCGGTTTGAAGACCCGCGGACCGGCAGAGACGGAGGCCGCCTTGCGCAACCTGGTCACCGCTGCCCGCCAGGTGCGTGCCGAGCTAGCCGGCTGA
- a CDS encoding DUF371 domain-containing protein, with protein MIVRFSCRGHSNIRATHHKTLEVTRDPEITPRATCVVGVAADFDPLAVARLRGRVRMRMRLRQGSHRAEIVGTVSPFVGVRPSLVFRLSDQIFGNTFASGASRAASHLDRGLAAVLQDSESVLEVVIEEVGEPSIAGALSLLVLPHPRRAALAPEPAERLRAVDALAAPDPNDLVELIAELQGPAEGLPFAERKRGALLERLKTGKRLAVVVPDTDDAGLRPFVRQAVQAGIPVSPLGGVAPSLTTLWVAAFEGTDWAVEEQPQRRPQRFRRRLQGMGRSPTPCVFRRVEISAEAVCAAVLETLGDRSICLAQGWGSRDERYLRGSAGAMDAGDLARFRAADPLIVAVDGDRSDEGDVPATLLRALLEGGASVRSLSRALEAETGWPRRRAYEWVQRLADESVAGED; from the coding sequence ATGATCGTGCGCTTTAGCTGCCGCGGACACTCCAATATCCGGGCGACCCACCACAAAACCCTCGAAGTCACTCGCGACCCCGAGATCACTCCGCGGGCGACGTGCGTGGTCGGCGTGGCGGCGGACTTCGATCCCCTTGCCGTTGCCCGCCTGCGGGGCAGAGTGCGCATGCGCATGCGCCTGCGGCAAGGATCGCATCGTGCCGAAATCGTGGGCACCGTTTCGCCCTTCGTCGGCGTGCGGCCGTCCCTGGTCTTCCGCCTGAGTGACCAGATCTTCGGCAACACCTTCGCGAGCGGCGCGAGCCGGGCCGCCAGTCACCTCGACCGGGGCCTGGCGGCCGTCCTCCAGGATTCGGAGTCGGTGCTGGAGGTGGTGATCGAAGAAGTGGGGGAGCCGTCCATTGCCGGCGCGCTGTCCCTACTCGTTCTGCCGCATCCCAGGCGGGCGGCCCTGGCTCCCGAACCTGCCGAGCGCCTGCGGGCGGTGGACGCCTTGGCCGCGCCGGATCCCAATGATCTCGTTGAGTTGATCGCGGAACTGCAAGGTCCGGCCGAAGGCCTGCCGTTTGCCGAGCGAAAAAGGGGCGCTCTGCTCGAACGCTTGAAGACCGGGAAAAGGCTCGCCGTGGTCGTGCCGGATACGGACGACGCCGGTCTACGGCCATTCGTTCGGCAGGCGGTGCAGGCCGGCATCCCCGTCAGCCCGCTCGGCGGCGTGGCGCCGTCCCTCACCACCCTCTGGGTTGCCGCCTTCGAGGGCACCGACTGGGCTGTCGAGGAGCAGCCGCAACGGCGTCCGCAGCGCTTTCGGCGCCGCCTCCAGGGGATGGGGCGGTCGCCGACGCCCTGTGTCTTCCGTCGCGTCGAGATCTCCGCCGAAGCGGTGTGCGCGGCGGTGCTGGAGACCCTCGGCGATCGATCGATCTGTCTGGCCCAGGGGTGGGGAAGCCGGGACGAACGCTACCTGCGCGGCAGCGCCGGCGCCATGGATGCCGGAGATCTCGCCCGCTTTCGTGCGGCCGATCCGCTGATCGTGGCGGTGGACGGAGATCGCTCGGACGAAGGCGACGTGCCGGCGACCCTGCTGCGCGCGCTGCTCGAAGGAGGCGCCTCAGTGCGGAGTCTGAGCCGTGCCCTGGAGGCCGAGACCGGCTGGCCGCGCCGCCGCGCCTACGAATGGGTCCAGCGGCTGGCGGACGAATCCGTCGCCGGAGAGGATTGA
- a CDS encoding DUF58 domain-containing protein, producing MPSARLIGAVALNTLLLSAGLLVPWLVLAALVLDGLLLAAFLIDFRRAASEAVTADRRWPPMLVQGAETTLVVEVASRSPRPVTVRLRDGLAPALAARAARQELTLPAAGRSRWEQRLVPRRRGEHSVAPLTARVLGPWGLAWAQRDLVAPEFHRIFPQVRWGGRVGQLLALAQRRSLGVPDCQLLGLGSELYALREYLPGDPLNRIHWKATARHRRLVSREETWERGARLVILLDAARTMASMDGNRSKLDHALAAALALTRVAAARGDRVTVIAFSDRVERVVRASSRMAEVYGRLYDCEATLEEPAYDLAVEAALRASPRQATVMMFTSVVDLAAGELLGGALLRLEQRRHRPILLNLQDPELAALAEEPPAEVPDAYAQATALEILLANRRLTRRMRAAGVRMVQPMADRLPLAALDSYLEIFRRTA from the coding sequence ATGCCGTCCGCCCGCCTGATCGGTGCCGTCGCTCTCAACACCCTGCTGCTATCGGCGGGCCTGCTGGTGCCGTGGCTGGTACTTGCCGCCCTGGTCCTCGACGGGCTGCTGCTCGCCGCCTTTCTGATCGATTTTCGGCGAGCTGCTTCGGAAGCGGTGACGGCCGACCGCCGGTGGCCGCCGATGCTCGTCCAGGGCGCCGAAACCACGCTGGTGGTGGAGGTGGCTTCGCGCTCCCCTCGGCCGGTGACGGTGCGCCTGCGGGACGGCCTGGCGCCGGCCCTCGCGGCGCGGGCGGCGCGCCAGGAACTGACTCTCCCGGCCGCCGGGCGAAGTCGCTGGGAACAGCGGCTGGTACCCCGGCGGCGCGGCGAGCATTCGGTGGCGCCGCTGACGGCGAGGGTGCTCGGCCCTTGGGGGCTGGCCTGGGCGCAGCGCGACCTGGTCGCGCCGGAGTTCCACCGGATCTTTCCTCAGGTGCGCTGGGGCGGGCGGGTCGGACAACTGCTGGCCCTCGCCCAGCGGCGCAGCCTGGGGGTACCGGATTGCCAGCTCCTGGGCCTGGGCTCGGAGCTCTACGCCCTGCGCGAGTATCTGCCCGGCGATCCGCTCAACCGCATCCACTGGAAGGCGACCGCGCGCCATCGCCGACTGGTGAGCCGCGAGGAGACTTGGGAGCGGGGAGCCCGGCTGGTGATCCTTCTCGACGCGGCACGCACCATGGCCTCGATGGACGGCAACCGCAGCAAACTGGACCACGCCCTGGCGGCCGCCCTCGCCCTCACTCGGGTGGCGGCGGCGCGCGGGGATCGGGTGACGGTGATCGCTTTTTCGGACCGGGTGGAGCGGGTGGTGCGGGCGTCTTCCCGCATGGCCGAGGTCTACGGACGGCTCTACGATTGCGAGGCGACCCTGGAGGAACCGGCCTACGATCTGGCCGTCGAGGCGGCGCTGAGAGCCTCGCCGCGCCAGGCGACGGTGATGATGTTCACGTCGGTGGTCGATTTGGCGGCCGGCGAACTGCTGGGCGGCGCGCTCTTGCGATTGGAACAGCGTCGCCACCGCCCAATCTTGCTCAACCTGCAGGATCCGGAGCTGGCCGCCCTGGCGGAGGAACCGCCGGCCGAGGTGCCCGATGCCTACGCTCAGGCGACGGCACTCGAAATCCTGCTCGCCAACCGGCGCCTGACGCGGCGGATGCGGGCCGCCGGCGTGCGCATGGTCCAGCCGATGGCGGATCGCTTGCCACTGGCCGCGCTGGACAGCTATTTGGAGATCTTTCGGCGGACCGCTTGA